ACCGCTGCCCTGGCTTTTGTCAAGCTGCCGATTAAAAGGTGGTCTGCGCTCGATGACAATACAAAAGGGAAACTGAAGACGGTATGGAGGCCAAAGGAACTCTGATGGTTTTCCACGGATCTCTCTTGCGTCTCAAACTCTGCTTGCTCGAATATGAAATGCCCTACTCGACCTTTCATGTACTAGAATCTAATAGAATGAGATACGAAAAAAGATCTTATAGTTTTATTAGCTGATCTTCTTCTAGTGAAAGCCGCACTGTGGCTGTCCGTTGGCGTCGTGGCAGCAATGCTCGGCGTTGCAATTACGTACAACGCAACATCCCAGGGCTCTTTTTATGCCAGTGTATTTTTTGCAAACGATGCAAAAGGCGCCGGTGCACAGGACGCGCAAACCGGCGTCGTGGCAAAGAAGATGACGACCCAGATTCTGTCGCACACTACTGCTACTGCCGCCGCCACCAAGATAGACCTGGCCAAGACTGCGAAACTCATACACCAGAAAATCAACGAGCAGCGCGCCAAGTACGGCCTTGCGGCACTTTCGTGGGACCCCGCCCTTGCCAAGATAGCTACGGACCATTCAAAGGACATGGCAAAGAGGAATTACTTTTCGCACAACGACCTTGAAGGGCACCGCTACACCTACCGGTACAGCAGCGCCGGGTACATATGCAAGCAGGGAAGCGGGGAAAACATCTACAAATTCAGCAGCTCGCGTACAATAACAGAAGAATATCTGGCCAGCAAGGCGGTCGACGCCTGGATGGACAGCTCTGGGCACAAACGCAACATCCTGTCCAAATCCTTCCATAACGAGGGGATAGGCGTGGCG
The sequence above is drawn from the Nitrososphaera viennensis EN76 genome and encodes:
- a CDS encoding CAP domain-containing protein, with product MKAALWLSVGVVAAMLGVAITYNATSQGSFYASVFFANDAKGAGAQDAQTGVVAKKMTTQILSHTTATAAATKIDLAKTAKLIHQKINEQRAKYGLAALSWDPALAKIATDHSKDMAKRNYFSHNDLEGHRYTYRYSSAGYICKQGSGENIYKFSSSRTITEEYLASKAVDAWMDSSGHKRNILSKSFHNEGIGVAFNSVRSYYVTQDFCAVHVVKR